A segment of the Chloroflexota bacterium genome:
TGACATTCCTGATCCTTGATCCCATCACGTTGCTGTATCGCACTTCGGCGACCGTTCTCTGGCCGGTGTCGAACTTCCTGATCTCTCGCGCTGAGACGCTCGCCTACACGGTGCCCTTCCTGCAGGCCCCCATCGATGTCTTTGAGGCCGCGGTTCGTGGGCCTATCCTGCCCCTGTATCAGCCGCTGTACCGGGGAAACGTGTTGGTCGCGTTGTTCTTCGTCGCCATCCTGGCGCTCAACGCGATTCGTAAGCGGTTCTGGTGTCGTTATCTGTGTCCGCTGGGGGCTCTGTTGGGGCTGGTAGGCAAGGTGGCCTGGCTGCGGCGGGTGGTAGGGGACGAGTGCATCGATTGTCACCTGTGCGCCCGGGCCTGCCCCATGGGGACCATCGACCCGGCGCGCGGCCACGCGAGCGATCCGTCCGAGTGCACTCTGTGCCTGGATTGCGTACCGGTGTGCTCGCGTTCCGAACAGCACTTCGTCGGGCATTGGCGGCCGGCTGCCTGGCGCGCGTACGATCCCTCACGCCGTCAGGTCCTCACGTCGGCCGGCGCCGCGCTGGCGCTGTTGGGGCTTTTCGGCGCGGAGCCCGCGGCCGGCCGGGAGCATCCCTATCTTATCCGGCCACCGGGCGCCCGCGAGAACGACTTCCTCTCCAAGTGCATCCGGTGCGGCATCTGCGTGAGGGTGTGCCCCACGTCGGGGCTGCAGCCGAGCCTGGGGGAGGCCGGGTGGGCCGGGCTGTGGACGCCGGTGCTGATTCCCCGGCTGGGATACTGCGATTACGCCTGCAACGCGTGTGGGCAGGCCTGCCCGGTGGGCGCCATCCCGCCGCTCACGCTGGAGGAGAAGCGGCAGGCCGTGATCGGCCATGCGTACATCGATCAAAACCGCTGCATCCCCTGGGCGGATCTGCGGGACTGCATCGTGTGCGAGGAGATGTGTCCGGTTCCGGATAAGGCCATCGTGTTGGAGGAAGTAGACGTTCAGACGCCGGATGGGGAGCTCGTGCACGTCCGGCGGCCGCATGTGGTGCGAGAGCGCTGCATCGGCTGTGGGATTTGCGAGAACCACTGCCCGCTGAACGGCGAGGCGGCTATCCGGGTCTACGTGCCCACCGATCTGAGCGTAGGGTTTTGACGGACGAGGAGGCACATTATGGCGAGGACGGGTATGACCGGAGGCAGTGACCTGGCTTATCTGCGAAGGGAATCCTTCCAGATGATCCTCATCCTCGTCATGGGCGCCCTGTACCTGTGGATCGGAGTCCTATTCTCGCGCAATCTCTGGTTCAATCGCTCCTGGTTAAGCCCCCTTCCGATCATCGTGGGGTTGGCCGCCGCGTTCGTCCTTCAGAGGGAGAAGCTATCCTCCGCCGCCATCAGCGCCATCACGGGCATTACGCTGGCCGTATCCCTCCTCATGTGGCGTTCCGGCCTCGACGTCGCCCCCTACATGCTGGTCATCGTCGTCAGCCTGACCAGCCTGCTGTTCAGCCCGCAAGTCGTGGCCGGCGTTGCCCTCCTGTGCAACGGCCTGGTTCTCGCCATCGGCGTCCTCCGCTTCGGCTATTCCCCTCTCTCGTCGGAAGTTCTGGGGCCGATTCTCCTCATCAGCGCGGTTGGCATCCTCTCCTCGCTTTCGGTCCGCAACCTGTACCTGGTGCTTCACTGGGCCTGGGAGCGCGCCATGACCGCGCAGCGTCGCGAGGAGGAGCTTCGAGATCAACAGGCCGAGCTGGCCCGCACGTTGAAGGCTTTAGACGAGGCCTGTCGGCGATTGCAGCACCTGAACTATGAGCTGGCCCAGGCGCGCGAGGCCGCCGAGGAGGCGCGACTCGTCAAGCAGCAGTTCGTGACCAATATCAGCCACGAGCTGCGCACGCCGCTGAACGTTATCGTCGCCTTCAGCGAGATGATGTACCTGTCCCCGGAGAGCTACGGGGGCGTCCCGCTACCCCCGGAGTATCGCGGGGACATCCGGGAGATCTACCGCAGCAGCCAGCATCTCCTCCGCCTGATCGATGACGTGCTGGACCTGTCCCAGATCGAGGCCGGCCGGATGCAGATCTATCTGGAGCCGGCCGACCTGCGTGCCGTGATCACGGAGGCTCTCGACATCATCCGCCCCCTGATGCGGGGCGCGCAGATCGAGCTGCGCGTCGACATCCCCTCCCATCTGCCTTCGGTGTTGATGGATCGGGCCCGGATACGACAGGTGTTGCTCAATCTCCTCAACAACGCCCGGCGCTTCACCCATCGCGGCCATATCACCGTGCAGGTCGCCCAGGAGCACGAACAGATCAGGGTGACCGTCGCGGATACGGGGATCGGCATCGCGCCGGAGGATCATCACAAAGTGTTCGAGGAGTTCCGGCAACTGGATGGCACTACAACCCGATGTCAGAACGGTAGTGGGCTCGGGTTGGCCATCAGCAAGCGGTTTGTGGAGATGCACGGGGGGCGCATCTGGGTGGAGAGCGATGGGATCCCCGGCCACGGCAGCCGGTTTCACTTCACGTTGCCCCTGGCAGGCACCCAGATGGTGGAGAGGAGCTCGGTGCATCGGACGCCGGTGGCCTGGATGCGGCCTCGCGGCCGCGGCCGAACCGTCTTGCTCCTGGATCAGGACCCGACCATCGTCCGCATGATGGAACAAACCCTAGAACAGTATGTGGTCGTGCCCGTTGAGGACGCCTCGGAGGTCCCCAAACTCGTCGCGGAGCTGCATCCCCGCGCTGTAATCCTCAACCCGGCCCGAGGGCGCCAGGCGTGGCGACAGATGCGAACGTTGCGCCAGCGCCTGGGGGACGCCGCCCCGCCCGTCATCCTGTGCCCTTTGGTGGGGGAACGCCAGATAGGGCGGGCCCTGGGCGTGATGGACTATCTCGTCAAGCCGATCTCTCGCGCCGCGCTCATGGACTTGCTCGATCGGCAGGACGAAGGCGTGCGTCGGATCCTCATCCTGGATGACGACCCTCGGATGGCCCGGCTCCTCTCGCGCATGATCCGCTCGGCGCCACGCGAGTATGAGGTGGTGCGCGCGTACAGCGGATCGGAGGGGCTGCGCAAGATGCGACGTCAACGCCCGGATCTCGTCCTCCTGGACCTGATCATGCCGGAGATGGATGGCTACGCTGTATTGGCCCAGATGAGGGCGGACGCCAGGTTGCACGATATCCCGGTCGTGGTGATCACCGCTCGCGAGCGCACTCCGGAGGAGGAACGTCGATTGGGGAAGGGGATGCTGATGGTCACCAGTGGGTCGGGCTTCACCAATGAGGAAGCGCTGCGTTACCTGAACGGGCTCCTCGAGGCCGTCCCCCCGCCTCCTCCCTCACGGTTACGACGCGCCGGACAGGTTGGCCAAAACGGACAGGAGGTCGGCCTGCGTGACCGGCTTGTGCAGGTAGGCGACGGCTCCCAATGAGCGCGCCAGATCCGGGTCATCCAGCACCGAGCAGATGATCACCGGGATGTGCTGCGTGGCGGGGTCGTTCTTCAGCGCCTGCAGGATCTCCCACCCATCCTGGGCGGGCATCATCACGTCGAGGGTGATGGCCGTAGGTTCCAACTCCCGCGCAAGCCGCAGCGCCTCGGCCCCGGTGGTGGCCCCGACGACCTGGTACTCGTATCCGGCCAGGAAGCGGCGAAACGCCCGAATGACGGATTCGTTATCCTCCACGACGAGGAGGACCTTCTGGCCATCGGTCGGGAAGGAGAAGCGGCACGTATACCCCGCCGGACTGACCTGCAAACCCTGCCATTGCCCGCCCATCATCTCCACCAGCCGTTGTGAGAAATCCAGCGCCGGTACGTGGGGATCGGATACGTCTCCCGAGAGAGATGAGACGTCCGCTCCGGCGACCAGCTCAATGAGGACCCTTCTCCTCTCATATCGCATGTGGAGGCTGATCTTCTGGATGCCCGGCAAGGTGATCAGGCGGCTCAGGGCGTTCAGGAGGACTTGCCTGAGCAAAGTGCGGTTGCCGTAAATG
Coding sequences within it:
- a CDS encoding 4Fe-4S binding protein, whose product is MRAQTWRRVRPWIQAVLFLLFLYLFLTAGRDSWLPADLFFRLDPLAGLAGMLASRRLIPSLLLGTLLALVLALALGRVWCGWICPLGTVLDWTPGPRPRLDQPDPSPRWRQTKYFLLTLILVAALAGNLTFLILDPITLLYRTSATVLWPVSNFLISRAETLAYTVPFLQAPIDVFEAAVRGPILPLYQPLYRGNVLVALFFVAILALNAIRKRFWCRYLCPLGALLGLVGKVAWLRRVVGDECIDCHLCARACPMGTIDPARGHASDPSECTLCLDCVPVCSRSEQHFVGHWRPAAWRAYDPSRRQVLTSAGAALALLGLFGAEPAAGREHPYLIRPPGARENDFLSKCIRCGICVRVCPTSGLQPSLGEAGWAGLWTPVLIPRLGYCDYACNACGQACPVGAIPPLTLEEKRQAVIGHAYIDQNRCIPWADLRDCIVCEEMCPVPDKAIVLEEVDVQTPDGELVHVRRPHVVRERCIGCGICENHCPLNGEAAIRVYVPTDLSVGF
- a CDS encoding response regulator, encoding MARTGMTGGSDLAYLRRESFQMILILVMGALYLWIGVLFSRNLWFNRSWLSPLPIIVGLAAAFVLQREKLSSAAISAITGITLAVSLLMWRSGLDVAPYMLVIVVSLTSLLFSPQVVAGVALLCNGLVLAIGVLRFGYSPLSSEVLGPILLISAVGILSSLSVRNLYLVLHWAWERAMTAQRREEELRDQQAELARTLKALDEACRRLQHLNYELAQAREAAEEARLVKQQFVTNISHELRTPLNVIVAFSEMMYLSPESYGGVPLPPEYRGDIREIYRSSQHLLRLIDDVLDLSQIEAGRMQIYLEPADLRAVITEALDIIRPLMRGAQIELRVDIPSHLPSVLMDRARIRQVLLNLLNNARRFTHRGHITVQVAQEHEQIRVTVADTGIGIAPEDHHKVFEEFRQLDGTTTRCQNGSGLGLAISKRFVEMHGGRIWVESDGIPGHGSRFHFTLPLAGTQMVERSSVHRTPVAWMRPRGRGRTVLLLDQDPTIVRMMEQTLEQYVVVPVEDASEVPKLVAELHPRAVILNPARGRQAWRQMRTLRQRLGDAAPPVILCPLVGERQIGRALGVMDYLVKPISRAALMDLLDRQDEGVRRILILDDDPRMARLLSRMIRSAPREYEVVRAYSGSEGLRKMRRQRPDLVLLDLIMPEMDGYAVLAQMRADARLHDIPVVVITARERTPEEERRLGKGMLMVTSGSGFTNEEALRYLNGLLEAVPPPPPSRLRRAGQVGQNGQEVGLRDRLVQVGDGSQ
- a CDS encoding response regulator, coding for MRTREEFIRLVKDALAHLYDYPHLQDHPLALQYWPRDEHEGPSRAQRLHRLLLESIEELYPPDTPLSDAPHARYYSLLVYRYVERWPLPEILRELACSRRQFFREQQKALMALADVLWEKLPRQTSPPAEAEDPIVAEAERIFSQREAVDPIEVVRGVLKAIGHLAEQRGVALECALSPRLPSIYGNRTLLRQVLLNALSRLITLPGIQKISLHMRYERRRVLIELVAGADVSSLSGDVSDPHVPALDFSQRLVEMMGGQWQGLQVSPAGYTCRFSFPTDGQKVLLVVEDNESVIRAFRRFLAGYEYQVVGATTGAEALRLARELEPTAITLDVMMPAQDGWEILQALKNDPATQHIPVIICSVLDDPDLARSLGAVAYLHKPVTQADLLSVLANLSGAS